Proteins co-encoded in one Xiphophorus couchianus chromosome 16, X_couchianus-1.0, whole genome shotgun sequence genomic window:
- the rnf25 gene encoding E3 ubiquitin-protein ligase RNF25: MAAESEVQSEIEVLQSIYLEELQVDRREDGGWLVSLVLYPSTAEDSVSQFVRLTLTLSLDLQYPSSSPVISIHNPRGLSDDKLGSVQKCLQTEAESWLGSPVLYQLIEKAKEILTESNIPHGNCVICLYGFKEGETFTKTSCYHYFHSHCLGRYVVHSERELRQREKELEEDKTRDGSSVQELTVVCPVCRESLTYDRNQLLKSPAPELPELDQAAIGSDFQRKWGQLQKILEKQRCNGGIIDTEEESNRFLIHIQEAPPVSENVNPEVDASPAPPVSSSSDEAGVRSERFVPRLSQLPGFQAQKHQNQARAPRRGGRPKPRPGQGPPIAEHLERLTLSDCTDQSQMILGDGGRQTRCRIGSGEEPEKQVPPTDLDSEGPKDGAWGHRGRRRGPYRPALHHIGALGPPQQHRDSRARSRGGGGGPRRGHYGRGLQQKVVERGREEVV; the protein is encoded by the exons ATGGCAGCTGAGTCCGA GGTTCAGTCTGAGATCGAGGTGCTGCAGTCCATCtacctggaggagctgcaggtggACAGGAGAGAGGACGG gGGCTGGCTGGTGAGTCTGGTTCTGTATCCATCCACTGCAGAGGACTCGGTCTCCCAGTTTGTCCGACTCACTCTGACTCTGAGCCTCGATCTGCAG TATCCCTCATCGTCTCCGGTCATCTCTATTCATAACCCGCGCGGGCTCTCCGACGATAAACTCGGCAG CGTCCAGAAGTGTCTCCAGACGGAGGCTGAATCTTGGCTCGGCTCTCCGGTGCTGTATCAACTCATCGAG AAAGCTAAAGAAATCCTGACTGAAAGCAATATTCCTCATGGGAACTGTGTCATATGCCTTTATGGTTTCAAG GAGGGAGAGACCTTCACCAAGACGAGCTGCTACCACTACTTCCACTCCCACTGCCTCGGCCGCTACGTGGTCCACTCTGAGCGGGAGCTGCGGCAGAGGgagaaggagctggaggaggataAAACCAGAGATGGAAGCAGCGTTCAG GAGCTGACAGTGGTGTGTCCGGTCTGCAGGGAGTCTCTCACATATGACAGAAACCAGCTTCTAAAGTCTCCTGCACCGGAGCTGCCTGAG CTCGATCAGGCGGCAATCGGCTCCGACTTTCAGAGGAAGTGGGGTCAGCTCCAGAAGATTCTGGAGAAGCAGAGGTGCAACGGCGGGATCATCGACACGGAGGAGGAATCCAACCGATTCCTGATCCACATCCAGGAG GCCCCTCCAGTGTCTGAAAACGTAAACCCGGAGGTCGATGCGTCCCCCGCCCCCCCggtttcctcctcctctgatgAAGCCGGCGTCCGATCGGAGCGGTTTGTTCCCAGACTGTCCCAGCTCCCAGGCTTCCAGGCCCAGAAGCACCAGAACCAGGCCAGAGCGccaagaagaggaggaagaccCAAACCCCGTCCTGGGCAGGGCCCCCCCATCGCAGAGCACCTGGAGCGGCTCACTCTGTCAGACTGCACTGACCAATCACAGATGATTCTGGGAGACGGTGGCCGACAGACGCGATGCCGGATCGGGTCGGGGGAGGAACCAGAGAAGCAGGTTCCTCCAACTGATTTAGACTCTGAGGGCCCAAAAGATGGAGCCTGGGGTCACCGAGGGAGAAGAAGGGGCCCCTACCGGCCTGCCCTGCACcacatcggggccctcgggccCCCACAGCAGCACCGCGACAGCCGGGCCAGAAGTCGAGGAGGAGGCGGCGGGCCCCGGCGCGGCCATTACGGCCGGGGCCTCCAACAGAAGGTGGTGGAGCGGGGAAGAGAGGAGGTGGTATGA